Proteins found in one Coriobacteriia bacterium genomic segment:
- a CDS encoding TldD/PmbA family protein: protein MRDIINAALDAAEVAGASYADARVVDSSREELRVANGVVEGVEHADSFGIGVRAIADGAWGFASSREVTAAEAVRVARQAVAIARASALVAGTAVRLAPVEPARGTWSGCCAIDPFAVSLEDKLALLLAADEVLCLQPEVTLTEAHLGFYRERKWFGSTEGAFTEQSWTESGAGLVAYAVREGEVVSRSYPNSHGGGWQQAGWEYIAGLDLVGNAPRIAEQAAALLTAPYVDPGTRDIILDGGQVSLQVHESIGHPTELDRVLGEEAAFAGTSWVKLEDAGSLRYGSEHVTVTADATIPGSLGSFGWDDEGVPAQRDTIVRAGVLESFLGSRETSPLLGRASNGCMRADGWNRIPLVRMTTVSLEPGTWDFDDLVADTEGGLYLETNNSWSIDDKRLNFQFATEIGWEIKDGKLGRMVKNPNYTGITPQFWGACDAICSRKHWQVWGLPNCGKGEPMQVSHVAHGAAPARFRNVQVGVGR, encoded by the coding sequence GTGAGAGACATCATCAATGCCGCGCTCGACGCAGCTGAAGTAGCAGGAGCATCGTACGCCGACGCGCGCGTCGTCGACTCGTCTCGCGAGGAACTCCGGGTCGCAAACGGCGTGGTCGAGGGCGTCGAACACGCCGACTCGTTCGGCATCGGCGTTCGCGCCATCGCTGACGGCGCCTGGGGCTTCGCCTCCTCGCGCGAAGTCACTGCTGCCGAGGCGGTGCGGGTTGCTCGGCAGGCGGTCGCGATCGCGCGCGCCTCTGCGCTCGTCGCCGGCACAGCTGTGCGCCTGGCGCCCGTGGAACCCGCCCGCGGCACGTGGTCGGGCTGCTGCGCGATCGATCCGTTCGCCGTCTCGCTCGAAGACAAGCTCGCGCTGCTCTTGGCAGCCGATGAGGTCTTGTGCCTCCAGCCGGAAGTCACGCTGACCGAGGCGCACTTGGGCTTCTACCGCGAGCGCAAGTGGTTCGGCTCCACCGAGGGCGCCTTCACCGAGCAGTCGTGGACGGAGTCCGGCGCAGGCCTCGTCGCCTACGCCGTGCGCGAAGGCGAGGTCGTCTCGCGCTCGTACCCCAACTCCCACGGCGGTGGCTGGCAGCAGGCTGGCTGGGAGTACATCGCCGGCCTCGACCTCGTCGGCAACGCGCCGCGCATCGCCGAGCAGGCCGCGGCGCTCCTCACAGCACCCTACGTCGATCCCGGCACGCGCGACATCATCCTCGACGGCGGCCAGGTCTCCCTACAGGTGCACGAATCCATCGGCCACCCCACGGAACTCGACCGGGTTCTCGGCGAGGAGGCGGCGTTCGCAGGGACGTCGTGGGTCAAGCTCGAGGATGCCGGCAGCCTGCGCTACGGCTCCGAGCACGTGACCGTGACGGCCGATGCCACCATCCCGGGGTCGCTCGGCAGCTTTGGGTGGGACGATGAGGGCGTACCGGCACAGCGCGACACGATCGTGCGCGCGGGCGTGCTGGAGAGCTTCCTCGGCTCGCGCGAGACCTCGCCGCTCCTCGGCCGCGCAAGCAACGGCTGCATGCGCGCGGACGGCTGGAACCGCATCCCGCTCGTGCGCATGACCACGGTCTCGCTCGAGCCCGGCACGTGGGACTTCGACGACCTCGTGGCAGACACCGAAGGCGGCCTCTACCTCGAAACGAACAACTCCTGGTCCATCGACGACAAGCGCCTGAACTTCCAGTTCGCGACCGAAATCGGCTGGGAGATCAAGGACGGCAAACTCGGGCGCATGGTGAAGAACCCCAACTACACCGGCATCACGCCCCAGTTCTGGGGCGCGTGCGACGCCATCTGCTCGCGCAAGCATTGGCAGGTCTGGGGCCTTCCCAACTGCGGTAAGGGCGAGCCGATGCAGGTCTCCCACGTCGCGCATGGAGCTGCGCCCGCCAGATTCCGCAACGTCCAGGTAGGAGTGGGTCGCTAA
- a CDS encoding TldD/PmbA family protein, with protein sequence MLTSQEARALARATVAMTAETGADEAEALVFAESSALTRFANNRINQNVAEENAQVNVRAVVGKRVGVATTNRLDVASLRATCEAAVAAARIAPADPDFPGLPGPHDVALPDRVAPATLAFDAEARATAVAAIIAPSRERGLTAAGKVRVGHHVTAVANSHGVNVGMALTGAQATVLAMGASDNAGSGWASFLDADASKLAAGALGLEAAELAVRSANPVALDAGDYTVVLAPEAVADFLDFLSYVGFSGRAFSEGRSFMTGHLGEKVMSDLITISDCAGAPHATGVTFDFEGQPKPPVSIIDRGIAVQPVTDSYWAAKLGRPNTGSALPAPNSFGPMPLNLEMAPGDRSLAQLIAGVKRGVYVTRFHYVNVEDPITVLLTGMTRDGTFMIENGLLTRPLKNLRFTQSAVDALAHCEGVTRERRFVGTEEGASYVPGLLLSKFAFTGQTA encoded by the coding sequence ATGCTGACATCGCAGGAAGCACGGGCACTCGCACGCGCGACAGTCGCCATGACCGCCGAGACCGGAGCCGATGAGGCCGAGGCCCTCGTCTTCGCCGAGAGCAGCGCGCTCACGAGGTTCGCGAACAACCGCATCAACCAAAACGTCGCCGAGGAAAACGCGCAGGTCAACGTCCGTGCCGTTGTGGGCAAGCGCGTAGGCGTCGCCACCACGAACCGGCTCGACGTCGCGTCGCTGCGAGCGACCTGCGAAGCCGCGGTGGCCGCCGCGCGCATCGCGCCCGCGGACCCGGACTTCCCGGGCCTCCCCGGCCCGCACGACGTCGCGCTCCCCGACCGCGTCGCACCCGCCACGCTCGCGTTCGACGCCGAGGCGCGCGCCACAGCCGTCGCCGCCATCATCGCGCCCTCGCGCGAGCGCGGGCTGACTGCGGCCGGCAAGGTGCGCGTCGGGCACCACGTCACCGCAGTCGCGAACTCGCATGGCGTCAATGTGGGTATGGCGCTCACGGGCGCGCAGGCCACTGTGCTCGCGATGGGTGCGAGTGACAACGCCGGCAGCGGCTGGGCGTCGTTCTTGGACGCTGACGCTTCCAAGCTCGCAGCTGGAGCGCTGGGTCTCGAAGCCGCGGAGCTTGCGGTGCGCTCGGCGAATCCGGTGGCGCTCGATGCCGGCGACTACACCGTCGTGCTCGCACCCGAGGCCGTGGCCGACTTCCTCGACTTCCTCTCCTATGTCGGGTTCTCCGGCCGCGCGTTCTCTGAGGGTCGTTCGTTCATGACCGGACACCTCGGCGAGAAGGTGATGAGCGACCTGATCACCATCTCCGACTGCGCAGGCGCACCGCATGCAACGGGCGTCACCTTCGACTTCGAGGGCCAGCCCAAGCCACCGGTCTCCATCATTGACCGCGGTATCGCCGTGCAGCCGGTGACCGACTCGTACTGGGCCGCCAAGCTGGGTCGCCCGAACACCGGAAGCGCGCTGCCCGCCCCCAACTCCTTCGGCCCGATGCCGTTGAACCTTGAGATGGCGCCCGGTGACCGCTCGCTCGCTCAGCTGATCGCGGGGGTGAAACGCGGGGTGTACGTGACGCGCTTCCACTACGTCAACGTCGAGGACCCGATCACGGTACTGCTGACCGGCATGACACGTGACGGCACCTTCATGATCGAAAACGGCCTCCTCACACGCCCGCTCAAGAACCTGCGCTTCACGCAGAGCGCAGTCGACGCTCTTGCGCATTGTGAGGGTGTGACGCGCGAACGGCGATTCGTGGGCACGGAGGAGGGCGCGTCGTATGTTCCCGGCCTACTGCTGAGCAAGTTCGCATTCACGGGGCAAACGGCCTAG
- a CDS encoding helix-turn-helix transcriptional regulator: protein MPIAMETTRRSSGLLRALAGFSIVPALGIASFRLSAWTMFSSGIESPDNTYTLSVVAQALVVIAVLLALRRSRFSPRQTTIPIAVAALAMTLGALLATSPIYFQSFTSDAVVMAGGVLHGAASAILLLGWGNLLCSIEPRRSAPYIVFSFMIYGLSSALLSGASASVLEFVTLALPAASAFFLVWSLKNTQNMETREVTITRPILKGLPWGMFTLLVICAIVNSAIKGLIAANISTATASYNLLLTGLYSAIFLVLCVWLFGLKRDDPEKMWPLFIIILFGSLLFYSSFSSEHLDMASSFVSVAQGCITMFFWVFLAAAIYRQQLPRLIFFGLGNLVFRQVPSFLSDAFAWIAPGFYIQASRTLAVAITSMSALLVIIATIVLLTRQSKKIDVEINSQAKAEAPSDALPSATDSLAARYGLTSRESEVVTIMAHGYTLRQIGEALYISHDTVRSHSKSIHRKLGIHHKQELLKMIEQESKEYMLAGDSNGTPPATEPSTADGVRTAADPPSPS, encoded by the coding sequence GTGCCGATCGCAATGGAAACAACGAGAAGATCAAGCGGTCTTCTGAGAGCGCTTGCAGGGTTCTCTATAGTCCCTGCTTTGGGAATCGCCTCGTTCAGACTCTCGGCTTGGACGATGTTCTCGTCGGGGATCGAGTCACCGGACAACACGTACACGCTGTCCGTTGTCGCGCAAGCCTTGGTGGTCATCGCAGTTCTCCTCGCCCTGAGACGAAGCAGATTCTCTCCTCGGCAGACCACGATACCGATTGCGGTCGCCGCCTTGGCTATGACGCTCGGTGCGCTCTTGGCTACCTCGCCGATCTACTTTCAGAGCTTCACTTCCGATGCTGTGGTAATGGCTGGCGGAGTGCTTCACGGAGCCGCCTCTGCAATTCTGCTTCTGGGCTGGGGTAACCTCCTGTGCTCGATCGAACCTCGCCGGTCCGCCCCCTACATCGTCTTCTCGTTCATGATCTACGGCCTTTCTTCCGCCCTTCTCTCTGGGGCGTCTGCATCAGTGCTGGAGTTTGTCACACTGGCGCTGCCGGCAGCATCAGCCTTCTTCCTCGTCTGGAGTCTCAAGAATACGCAGAACATGGAAACCCGAGAGGTCACGATTACGCGGCCCATTCTCAAGGGACTGCCTTGGGGCATGTTCACGCTCCTGGTCATCTGCGCGATCGTGAACAGTGCAATCAAGGGACTCATTGCGGCAAACATCTCAACGGCAACTGCGTCCTACAATCTCCTTTTGACCGGACTCTATTCCGCGATCTTCCTCGTTTTGTGTGTTTGGCTATTCGGCCTCAAACGCGACGATCCGGAGAAGATGTGGCCCCTCTTCATCATCATCTTGTTCGGAAGCCTGCTCTTCTACTCATCGTTCTCATCTGAGCACCTTGATATGGCAAGTAGCTTCGTCTCAGTCGCGCAAGGTTGTATCACTATGTTCTTCTGGGTGTTCCTCGCGGCAGCCATATACAGACAGCAACTGCCCAGACTGATCTTCTTCGGCCTAGGCAACCTGGTCTTCAGACAGGTACCGTCCTTCTTGTCAGATGCCTTCGCGTGGATCGCCCCAGGGTTCTACATTCAGGCAAGCCGCACGCTCGCAGTTGCCATCACCAGCATGAGTGCTCTGCTTGTGATCATCGCCACAATCGTCTTGCTCACCAGGCAAAGCAAGAAGATCGATGTTGAGATCAACTCACAGGCCAAGGCGGAAGCGCCGAGCGATGCGCTGCCCTCGGCAACAGACTCCCTCGCCGCGAGATACGGACTCACGTCACGCGAATCAGAGGTCGTCACCATTATGGCGCACGGCTATACCCTCCGGCAGATCGGAGAGGCGCTCTACATAAGCCATGACACCGTGCGTTCACATTCAAAGAGCATTCATCGCAAACTTGGCATCCACCACAAACAGGAATTGCTCAAAATGATTGAGCAGGAGAGCAAGGAGTATATGCTCGCCGGAGACTCGAATGGCACGCCACCGGCGACCGAGCCTTCGACGGCCGACGGCGTTCGCACTGCCGCCGACCCTCCCTCTCCTTCCTAG
- a CDS encoding FAD-dependent oxidoreductase — MKKEGLTRRGFIEGVTVAALGVTAASVLGGCGSSTTQTAAPAEKKMFVDILNPQDETYDTYTTDYAAIFSPIQIGSMKLKNRIIKTAAGSDTPDSATAKIADRELYYYTGFAKGGAALVMCEGGALSYLGFSAVSAPSSTMKVKTLDEGIAPAKVLSDAIHKDGAYCGLQFNTGGMGVNLSTWTVDQIHQYTTDIAAAAVRLQKAGWDVLEVKAATADALSSIHSASTNTRTDEYGPQSVENRCRWMCEQIAAVKKAAPGLNVMAHINAMEENDTKLGDNDKYQTVEEAIEMAKLLEKAGADFIQIRQSTPGLEAARWAPDQMHAGFRVDGMTGYGTMFDYRIHFDGMQDGKHHGHGAFIPATSRIKKAVKIPVGCAGCMDPRTAPDLINNAVKNGDIDLVFMNRGLTADFDLPNKLQAKKRDEVAPCTRCFHCHDAGTGLKGPELCRVNATLQRAYNAALPEGYVLAAAKTVKNVMVIGGGPGGMEAARRAAQKGHKVTLYEKGSSLGGLVKTASGFKGSHERLEDLIAFLTKQQSLNKVTVVTGKEVDAAFVDTVKPDAIIVAVGGKRDAKFASSTVASPKVVNIGSYDNSKIGSNVVILGAGAQAIDLAMYLLAQGKQVTMVHGDVAAKIDKEQSIHFRQYIIPHLYAHGVRIFDSATVQKIVDGGVVVKINTGVEKTLKCDTVIECWDMLANTTLADALKSKYTVSLVGDCASAGKDKNILYAVQAGYDAARAI; from the coding sequence ATGAAGAAAGAGGGACTCACTAGACGCGGATTCATCGAGGGCGTCACAGTGGCAGCACTCGGGGTGACTGCCGCTTCTGTACTGGGTGGCTGCGGGTCGTCCACCACGCAGACAGCGGCACCCGCAGAGAAGAAGATGTTCGTTGACATACTGAACCCGCAAGATGAAACGTATGACACCTACACGACGGACTACGCCGCGATCTTCTCGCCGATTCAGATCGGCAGCATGAAGCTGAAGAACCGCATCATCAAGACCGCAGCAGGCTCGGACACGCCTGACTCGGCCACTGCCAAGATCGCCGACAGGGAACTCTACTACTACACCGGTTTTGCCAAGGGCGGTGCGGCCCTCGTGATGTGTGAGGGCGGTGCGCTCAGCTACTTGGGCTTCAGTGCGGTCTCAGCTCCAAGCAGCACAATGAAGGTCAAGACTCTGGATGAGGGCATCGCGCCGGCGAAGGTTCTCTCGGACGCCATACACAAGGACGGCGCCTATTGCGGATTGCAGTTCAACACGGGCGGCATGGGAGTCAACCTCAGCACTTGGACCGTCGATCAGATTCACCAGTACACGACGGATATCGCCGCTGCCGCGGTGCGCCTGCAGAAGGCGGGATGGGACGTGCTTGAGGTCAAGGCCGCTACGGCAGACGCCCTGAGCAGCATTCACTCGGCCTCCACGAATACGCGTACGGATGAGTACGGCCCGCAGAGCGTCGAAAACCGCTGTCGCTGGATGTGCGAGCAGATCGCGGCCGTGAAGAAGGCCGCCCCGGGTCTCAACGTCATGGCTCACATCAATGCCATGGAGGAGAACGATACGAAGCTGGGTGATAACGACAAGTACCAGACCGTCGAGGAAGCCATCGAAATGGCGAAGCTCCTGGAGAAGGCCGGAGCTGATTTCATTCAGATTCGCCAGAGCACTCCCGGCCTCGAAGCCGCCCGTTGGGCACCTGACCAGATGCACGCGGGCTTCCGTGTTGACGGTATGACCGGCTACGGTACGATGTTTGACTACCGTATCCATTTCGACGGAATGCAAGATGGCAAGCATCACGGTCACGGGGCCTTCATCCCCGCAACCAGCAGGATCAAGAAGGCCGTCAAGATTCCCGTCGGCTGCGCCGGCTGCATGGACCCGCGTACCGCTCCTGATCTCATCAACAACGCGGTCAAGAACGGCGACATCGACCTGGTCTTCATGAACCGTGGGCTTACCGCCGATTTCGATCTCCCCAACAAGCTCCAGGCGAAGAAGCGCGACGAGGTCGCCCCGTGCACCCGTTGCTTCCACTGCCACGATGCAGGGACTGGCCTGAAGGGGCCGGAACTCTGCCGTGTAAACGCCACCCTCCAGCGTGCCTACAATGCCGCACTGCCCGAGGGCTACGTGCTGGCCGCTGCGAAGACCGTCAAGAACGTCATGGTCATCGGCGGCGGCCCAGGCGGCATGGAGGCCGCCCGTCGTGCCGCGCAGAAGGGACACAAGGTCACCCTCTACGAGAAGGGCAGCTCCCTCGGCGGCCTGGTCAAGACCGCAAGCGGGTTCAAGGGTAGCCACGAGCGCCTCGAAGACCTCATCGCCTTCCTCACCAAGCAGCAGTCGCTCAACAAGGTCACCGTCGTTACCGGCAAAGAGGTCGACGCCGCCTTCGTCGACACCGTGAAGCCCGATGCGATCATCGTTGCGGTCGGCGGGAAGCGGGATGCCAAGTTCGCCAGCTCCACGGTCGCATCCCCGAAGGTCGTCAACATCGGCAGCTACGACAACTCCAAGATCGGCAGCAACGTCGTCATCCTCGGCGCCGGCGCCCAGGCGATCGACCTCGCCATGTATCTGCTTGCTCAGGGCAAGCAGGTCACGATGGTTCACGGAGACGTTGCCGCCAAGATCGACAAGGAGCAGTCCATTCACTTCCGGCAGTACATCATTCCCCACCTCTATGCTCATGGCGTCAGGATCTTCGACTCAGCCACCGTCCAGAAGATCGTCGATGGCGGAGTTGTCGTGAAGATCAACACCGGAGTCGAGAAGACCCTGAAGTGCGATACGGTCATCGAGTGCTGGGACATGCTTGCAAACACCACGCTCGCCGATGCTCTCAAGAGCAAGTACACGGTCTCTCTCGTCGGAGACTGCGCCAGTGCAGGCAAGGACAAGAACATCTTGTACGCCGTCCAGGCCGGGTACGACGCAGCACGGGCGATCTAG
- a CDS encoding FAD-dependent oxidoreductase — MKNEGLTRRGFIEGVTVAALGVTAASVLSGCGSSTTQTAAPAEKSMFVDTLNPQDTKYDTYTTDYAAIFSPIKVGSLTLKNRIIKTGAGSDTHSSKPPLSQNSLDYMTNFAKGGAAVVMMDGGVMAPYGFNGLTSTTFKTFDEATAGAKVMSDAVHAAGAYVGFQMTTGSLGPAAAILQVDTLSVAQIKQLTANFAQQALAAKKAGFDIVEFKGATSDDMNAFITRRQNKRKDEYGPQSIENRARWLCEIVQAMKAACGKDFVVSTLINVYEENDAKLGDNDKYLTVEESVEVAKLLEKAGVDWIQVRVGTPGLEPACWAPDQMHAGFHADGMTGYGTQFDYSSHFEGLQDGKHHGVGAFIPGAALIKKAVKIPVGCAGYMDPRTAPDLMNNAVKNGDIDLIFMNRPLTVDPELPNKLKAKKRDEVAPCTRCFHCHTAGISPKEPELCRVNAATQRAYTAALPEGYVLAPAKTVKNVMVIGGGPGGMEAARRAAQKGHKVTLYEKGTSLGGLVKTASGFKGSHERLEDLIAFLTKQQTLNKVTVVTGKEVDAAFVDTVKPDAIIVAVGGKRDAKFASSTVASPKVVNIGSYDNSKVGSNVVILGAGAQAVDLTFYLLAQGKKVQMVHADVAAKLDKEQSAHFRQYIPPHLQAKGVKIWSESTPQKIVDGGIVIKTGAGIETTLKCDTVVECWDILANTTLADALKSKYTVSLVGDCASAGKDKNILYAIQAGYDAARAI; from the coding sequence GTGAAGAATGAGGGACTTACCAGACGCGGCTTCATCGAAGGCGTCACAGTGGCAGCACTCGGGGTGACTGCCGCTTCTGTACTGAGCGGTTGCGGGTCGTCTACCACGCAGACGGCAGCTCCCGCAGAGAAGAGCATGTTCGTTGATACACTGAACCCGCAGGACACAAAGTATGACACCTACACCACCGACTACGCTGCGATCTTCTCGCCGATCAAGGTTGGCAGCCTGACGTTGAAGAACCGCATCATCAAGACCGGGGCAGGTTCAGACACCCATTCGTCGAAGCCGCCACTCAGCCAAAACAGCCTGGATTACATGACTAACTTCGCCAAGGGTGGCGCAGCGGTGGTAATGATGGACGGCGGCGTGATGGCCCCCTACGGCTTCAATGGACTGACCTCGACTACCTTTAAGACTTTCGATGAGGCCACCGCAGGCGCAAAGGTCATGTCGGACGCCGTGCATGCAGCCGGCGCCTATGTGGGGTTCCAGATGACCACAGGAAGCCTCGGCCCGGCAGCGGCCATTCTGCAGGTTGACACGCTGAGCGTCGCACAGATCAAGCAGCTCACGGCCAACTTCGCCCAGCAGGCGCTGGCCGCGAAGAAGGCGGGATTCGACATCGTCGAGTTCAAGGGCGCCACTTCAGACGACATGAACGCATTCATCACCCGGCGCCAGAACAAGCGCAAAGATGAATACGGTCCGCAGAGCATCGAGAACCGTGCCCGCTGGCTATGTGAAATAGTTCAGGCAATGAAGGCGGCCTGCGGCAAGGACTTTGTCGTCTCGACTCTCATCAACGTTTACGAGGAGAACGACGCGAAGCTTGGTGACAACGACAAGTACCTCACCGTCGAAGAATCCGTCGAAGTGGCGAAGCTCCTCGAGAAGGCCGGAGTCGACTGGATCCAGGTTCGCGTTGGCACCCCCGGCCTTGAACCTGCCTGCTGGGCCCCAGACCAGATGCACGCGGGCTTCCATGCCGACGGCATGACCGGCTACGGCACGCAGTTCGATTACTCCAGCCACTTCGAGGGGCTGCAGGATGGAAAGCACCACGGTGTCGGCGCTTTCATCCCCGGCGCTGCACTGATCAAGAAGGCCGTCAAGATTCCCGTCGGCTGTGCCGGCTACATGGATCCACGTACCGCTCCTGACCTCATGAACAACGCGGTCAAGAACGGTGACATCGACCTGATCTTCATGAACCGTCCGCTCACCGTGGATCCGGAGCTCCCCAACAAGCTTAAGGCGAAGAAGCGCGACGAGGTCGCCCCGTGCACCCGCTGCTTCCACTGCCATACTGCGGGGATTAGCCCCAAAGAGCCGGAGCTCTGTCGCGTGAACGCCGCCACTCAGCGCGCCTACACCGCCGCACTGCCCGAGGGCTACGTGCTGGCCCCCGCGAAGACCGTCAAGAATGTCATGGTCATCGGCGGCGGCCCTGGCGGCATGGAGGCTGCCCGCCGTGCCGCTCAGAAGGGACACAAGGTCACCCTCTACGAGAAGGGCACTTCCCTCGGTGGTCTGGTCAAGACCGCAAGCGGGTTCAAGGGCAGCCACGAGCGCCTCGAAGACCTCATCGCCTTCCTCACCAAGCAGCAGACGCTTAACAAGGTCACGGTTGTCACCGGCAAAGAGGTCGACGCCGCTTTCGTTGACACCGTGAAGCCCGATGCGATCATCGTTGCTGTCGGCGGCAAGAGGGACGCCAAGTTCGCGAGTTCCACGGTCGCGTCCCCGAAGGTCGTCAACATCGGCAGCTACGACAACTCCAAGGTCGGCAGCAACGTCGTCATCCTTGGCGCCGGCGCCCAAGCGGTCGACCTCACCTTCTACCTGCTTGCACAGGGCAAGAAGGTACAGATGGTTCACGCGGACGTTGCCGCCAAGCTCGACAAGGAGCAGTCCGCACACTTCCGGCAGTACATTCCGCCGCATCTCCAGGCGAAGGGTGTCAAGATCTGGAGCGAATCTACCCCCCAGAAGATCGTCGACGGCGGGATTGTCATCAAGACGGGTGCAGGGATTGAGACAACTCTGAAGTGCGATACGGTCGTGGAATGCTGGGACATACTTGCAAACACCACACTCGCCGATGCTCTCAAGAGCAAGTATACGGTCTCTCTCGTCGGTGACTGCGCCAGTGCAGGCAAGGACAAGAACATCTTGTACGCGATCCAAGCCGGGTACGACGCGGCACGGGCGATCTAG
- a CDS encoding M23 family metallopeptidase, whose protein sequence is MLRPRRSPRIRMPADATPKLIRSDGGVRDIREAQRRGATDDAEMHWGSREGTAAPEKQRHGGSRTPFAQVDARPQRGVNSRPRSGTNSRLSPVRDAGVAVSGRGDRQRTARQRAVRRNLLVAAILVVCVGVIITGWRYASDRNAAASPLSTLGALFSADASATTNAKAAVVKAPDPTPLFAAYGDVQIRVPVALAQLNEVMFHQASYSYALHMTTTLPDANLNAAANSKGTTRDISTQPKDASAVLVGQVIRVWRTGRTGKPDTSVDVGALAGTQVLAPVTGTVVKIKAYKLYSKYDDFEIHIQPDGHPELDVVMIHVTDITATQGMRVEAGVTPIAAVRLLSNQLHDQLADYSTGTGDHVHIQVNDANFPGYKGLQDAVEAE, encoded by the coding sequence ATGCTGAGGCCGCGCCGCAGCCCACGCATCCGTATGCCCGCAGACGCCACTCCCAAGCTGATACGCTCCGATGGCGGCGTCCGCGACATTCGCGAGGCACAGCGCCGAGGCGCCACCGATGACGCCGAGATGCACTGGGGTTCCCGAGAAGGCACTGCAGCCCCGGAGAAGCAGCGCCACGGCGGAAGCCGGACCCCTTTCGCGCAGGTCGACGCACGCCCGCAGCGCGGCGTGAACTCGCGACCCCGCTCCGGCACCAACAGCCGCCTCTCGCCCGTGCGCGACGCCGGCGTCGCCGTCAGCGGCCGAGGCGACCGTCAGCGGACCGCCCGTCAGCGCGCCGTTCGCCGCAACCTCCTGGTTGCCGCGATCCTAGTAGTCTGTGTGGGTGTGATCATCACAGGATGGCGCTACGCTTCCGATCGCAATGCGGCCGCAAGTCCGCTCTCAACGCTCGGCGCACTGTTCTCGGCAGACGCATCGGCCACGACTAACGCCAAGGCGGCCGTCGTCAAGGCTCCTGATCCCACGCCGCTCTTCGCGGCGTACGGCGACGTCCAGATTCGGGTACCCGTGGCGCTCGCGCAGCTCAATGAGGTCATGTTCCATCAGGCGTCGTACTCCTACGCGCTGCATATGACCACGACGCTGCCCGACGCCAATCTCAACGCCGCAGCCAACAGCAAAGGCACCACCCGCGACATCAGTACACAGCCGAAGGACGCAAGCGCGGTTCTTGTCGGCCAAGTGATTCGCGTGTGGCGCACAGGACGCACCGGCAAGCCCGACACCTCGGTGGACGTGGGGGCGTTGGCAGGGACGCAAGTGCTCGCGCCTGTGACCGGAACCGTCGTCAAAATCAAGGCGTACAAGCTCTACAGTAAATACGACGACTTCGAGATCCACATCCAACCCGACGGTCACCCCGAGCTTGATGTCGTGATGATCCACGTCACCGACATCACTGCGACGCAGGGAATGCGAGTCGAGGCGGGAGTCACCCCGATTGCGGCGGTTCGCCTGCTCTCGAATCAGCTGCACGATCAGCTCGCCGACTACAGCACGGGAACCGGTGACCACGTCCACATCCAAGTCAACGACGCGAACTTCCCCGGCTACAAGGGCCTGCAGGACGCGGTGGAAGCCGAGTAG
- a CDS encoding DUF951 domain-containing protein produces MTIPITPVKMGDVVKLKKPHPCGVNEWEIVRVGADIGLRCRGCDRKVMLVRSEFDRRFRGFLERGDE; encoded by the coding sequence ATGACGATACCGATCACGCCCGTGAAGATGGGCGATGTTGTGAAACTGAAGAAGCCGCATCCGTGTGGTGTGAACGAGTGGGAGATCGTCCGCGTCGGCGCCGACATCGGGCTGCGCTGCCGAGGATGCGACCGCAAGGTCATGCTTGTGCGCTCGGAGTTCGACAGGCGGTTTCGAGGGTTCTTGGAGCGCGGGGACGAGTAG
- a CDS encoding ACT domain-containing protein, protein MRTPAILSVLGEDRVGIVAAISSVLAEAHANIEDIRQTIIDGIFSMTMLVTVDENSTAFDALQRRLAETAEDLGLQITLQREDVFRYMHRI, encoded by the coding sequence ATGCGAACCCCCGCCATCCTGTCGGTTCTCGGCGAAGACCGGGTCGGCATCGTCGCCGCGATATCGAGCGTGCTCGCTGAAGCGCACGCCAACATCGAGGACATCCGCCAGACCATCATCGACGGCATCTTCTCGATGACGATGCTCGTTACCGTCGACGAGAACTCAACCGCCTTCGACGCGCTCCAGCGCCGCCTCGCCGAGACCGCCGAGGACCTCGGTCTGCAGATCACTCTCCAGCGCGAAGACGTCTTCCGCTACATGCATCGCATCTAG